From a single Halorussus limi genomic region:
- a CDS encoding glycosyltransferase family 4 protein, producing the protein MNRNTLRILRVAGDVYPERVGGGAIHVHLLSKRQAEMGHDVTLFTSDYGDDDAPRHDHRDGYDLRRFKEVCRPFGNTITPGLFKSLRRVADDYDIIHAHSHLYFSTNLTAALTREIDTPLMVTNHGLYSQSAPHWIQELFLSTVARFTFNSAERVLCYSETDRDRLNGRGISSSISVIPNGVDCSHFQPDSNVEERPQVLYVGRLNRTKGVDKLVDAFARVHREYPEARLKIVGDGPFAPELKEQIVDLGISETVKFAGRVKNRQLPEMYDESAVFVLPSETEGFPRTVLEAMACETPPITSDLPQLKAALDGVGRTVSPDNIETLANEIVRLLADDKTRRSMATRGRELVRAKYSWEQTVARTTEEYYNVLEEVHE; encoded by the coding sequence ATGAATCGAAATACTCTCCGAATCCTCCGCGTCGCAGGTGACGTGTACCCTGAACGTGTGGGCGGTGGAGCCATCCACGTCCACCTTCTTTCGAAGCGACAGGCAGAGATGGGCCACGACGTAACCCTGTTCACATCCGACTACGGTGACGACGACGCACCACGCCATGACCACCGCGACGGATACGACCTTCGTCGCTTCAAGGAGGTTTGTCGCCCATTCGGAAATACGATAACGCCGGGCCTCTTCAAGTCGCTCCGCCGGGTTGCAGACGACTACGACATTATTCACGCTCATTCGCATCTCTACTTCAGCACAAACCTCACTGCAGCACTGACACGTGAAATAGACACACCGCTGATGGTGACGAACCACGGACTCTACTCCCAGTCGGCACCCCACTGGATTCAGGAGTTGTTCCTGTCGACCGTTGCCCGGTTTACGTTCAACTCCGCGGAGCGCGTCCTTTGCTACAGCGAAACCGACCGCGACCGACTAAATGGGCGGGGCATCAGCAGTTCAATTAGCGTCATTCCGAATGGCGTGGACTGCTCACACTTCCAGCCGGACTCCAACGTCGAGGAACGACCGCAAGTTCTGTACGTGGGCCGCTTGAACCGGACCAAAGGTGTGGATAAATTAGTAGATGCGTTCGCCCGAGTACACCGAGAGTATCCCGAGGCTCGTCTCAAAATCGTCGGAGATGGTCCGTTCGCACCCGAATTAAAAGAACAAATAGTGGACCTCGGAATCTCGGAGACAGTCAAGTTCGCCGGGCGTGTGAAGAATCGGCAACTCCCCGAGATGTACGACGAGAGCGCTGTTTTCGTACTTCCGAGCGAGACCGAAGGATTCCCTAGGACCGTGCTGGAGGCGATGGCGTGTGAGACGCCGCCGATTACTTCTGACCTGCCGCAACTCAAAGCGGCACTCGACGGTGTCGGCAGGACAGTATCCCCGGACAATATTGAGACACTCGCTAATGAGATAGTTCGGCTGTTGGCCGACGACAAAACGCGGCGTTCGATGGCTACCCGCGGCCGTGAACTCGTTCGGGCCAAATACTCGTGGGAGCAGACCGTTGCGAGGACAACTGAAGAGTACTATAATGTGCTGGAGGAGGTTCATGAGTAA
- the asnB gene encoding asparagine synthase (glutamine-hydrolyzing), producing the protein MCGIAGKVSYSEQPSGELGERMADCLTHRGPDAEGIYVSDSAMLAHRRLSILDLSSAGRQPMSNADGTLHIVFNGEIYNYRELRERVSDRTFRSETDTEVLLYLYEKYGPDCLSLLRGMFAFAIWDERRERLFLARDPVGQKPLFYHRDPKTDTFVFGSTVMAILQDEAVKADPDYSAIRSYLTYQYVPNPATGFKGIRQLRPGEYAIVGKNGLSKQTYWQLSFADQFHPKPRRIADLLREQLREATRLRLRSDVPLGVFLSGGIDSSVVTAVASEVSDEAVSTYSIGFEEDAYNEQEFARTVSQRYGTDHHELTVTSGFIDILPKLVRHYEVPFGDPSMLPTYYVSQIASDYTTVALTGDGGDENFAGYDRYTWDRLATATKRTPAVVRTATDRALELAPKVNGFEKSSEYGRAVRDARRFLDATERDRIGQYATFVCHALNDELDAIWNGPAEKAELAELRTAFEASDGATRLDQLMHVDITTYLPDDLLVKVDRASMAHSMEVRSPFLDHRFIEFVARIPAHLKWRWGEKKWLLKRAFEDLLPDEIYNRSKQGFGIPVNEWFRGELRDWAAERLQRLGDRPAFDRGGLQSTFCDHQKYRTDAGYRIWDLVTLETWFEEFIDPPAGELRR; encoded by the coding sequence ATGTGTGGTATCGCCGGGAAGGTGTCTTACTCGGAGCAACCGAGCGGGGAGTTAGGGGAACGAATGGCCGACTGTCTGACCCATCGCGGGCCAGACGCTGAAGGTATCTACGTTTCCGACTCCGCGATGTTAGCCCACCGCCGACTCAGTATCCTAGACCTGAGTTCGGCGGGCCGACAACCAATGTCGAACGCTGACGGGACGCTCCATATCGTCTTCAACGGAGAGATTTATAACTACCGGGAGTTACGAGAGCGCGTCTCCGACCGGACCTTTCGGTCGGAAACCGACACAGAGGTGCTGTTATATCTCTACGAGAAGTACGGCCCAGATTGTTTGTCGCTGCTCCGGGGAATGTTCGCGTTCGCAATCTGGGATGAGAGGCGCGAACGACTGTTCTTGGCCCGCGACCCAGTCGGGCAAAAACCGCTATTTTACCACCGAGACCCCAAAACCGATACGTTCGTGTTCGGTTCGACAGTGATGGCGATTCTACAGGATGAAGCGGTCAAGGCCGACCCCGACTACTCAGCAATTCGGTCGTATCTAACCTACCAGTACGTCCCGAATCCGGCGACGGGATTTAAGGGGATTCGACAACTTCGGCCTGGCGAGTACGCAATTGTCGGAAAAAACGGCCTCTCGAAGCAAACCTACTGGCAACTCTCATTTGCCGACCAATTCCATCCGAAACCTCGTCGTATCGCAGATCTACTTCGGGAGCAACTCCGCGAAGCGACGCGGCTTCGGCTTAGAAGCGATGTGCCACTTGGCGTCTTCCTGTCCGGCGGTATAGACTCGTCAGTGGTAACCGCAGTTGCGTCTGAGGTATCCGACGAAGCGGTCTCGACCTATTCAATCGGCTTCGAAGAAGACGCGTATAACGAACAAGAATTCGCCAGAACGGTCTCACAGCGATACGGCACGGACCACCATGAGCTGACGGTCACGTCAGGGTTCATCGACATATTACCCAAACTTGTCCGGCACTACGAGGTTCCGTTCGGCGACCCGTCAATGCTTCCGACATACTATGTCTCCCAAATCGCTTCGGACTACACCACTGTCGCCCTCACGGGTGACGGCGGGGACGAGAATTTCGCGGGCTACGACCGATACACGTGGGACCGCCTCGCCACAGCAACCAAGCGAACTCCAGCGGTTGTCCGGACCGCGACTGACCGCGCCCTCGAACTGGCTCCAAAGGTGAACGGATTCGAAAAGTCGAGCGAGTACGGGCGAGCGGTTCGTGACGCGCGTCGGTTTCTCGATGCTACGGAGCGAGACCGAATCGGCCAGTACGCGACATTCGTCTGCCATGCACTCAACGACGAACTCGACGCTATCTGGAACGGTCCCGCAGAGAAGGCCGAACTCGCCGAACTCCGAACTGCGTTTGAGGCATCCGACGGGGCGACTCGACTCGACCAACTGATGCACGTGGACATCACGACCTACCTACCGGACGACCTGTTAGTGAAAGTAGACCGTGCCAGCATGGCCCACTCGATGGAAGTCCGCTCGCCCTTCCTTGACCACCGATTTATCGAATTCGTAGCCCGAATCCCCGCCCATCTCAAGTGGCGATGGGGCGAGAAGAAGTGGCTGTTGAAGCGGGCGTTCGAAGACCTGCTCCCCGATGAGATTTATAACCGGTCGAAGCAGGGGTTCGGGATTCCGGTCAACGAGTGGTTCAGAGGCGAACTCCGTGATTGGGCCGCCGAGAGGCTCCAGCGGTTGGGCGACCGCCCGGCCTTCGACCGAGGGGGTCTCCAATCGACGTTCTGCGACCACCAGAAATATAGGACCGATGCTGGCTATCGAATTTGGGATCTCGTAACGCTTGAAACGTGGTTCGAGGAGTTTATTGATCCGCCAGCAGGTGAGTTGCGACGATGA
- a CDS encoding glycosyltransferase family 2 protein: MTTTENSKWESQAKYRRRLAIGIPITKNVDALARVVLRAYDRGVKVFIWTGQKDTLSLEGFRSLGNVELVSPSTHDATDHSTREILAKVAREQGHPGIIFHKCITEYIDYEQTEENFKLNERYGSESISLPTAIQPYSCHCLVAIPAYNEEESIREVVHQANQYTDNVIVIDDGSDDNTVQMAEKAGANTISHDENRGYGAAIQTAFRVARRFDPKVLITLDGDGQHDAKDISKMLEVIENDKADIVIGSRYQTGNARGIPRYRIFGLWIVNFLTNLSLGFNQKAWIRDTQSGFRAYNSSVLQTLAESTDIGDGMNASTDILYHANNLGYDIQEIGTTIRYSVDNTSSQNPVSHGLILVSNILRTVEQEHPILLFGVPGLILTLFGLGFGYLTVINFIKSGRFPLGVSIISTLCLLLGILSSITSIILHAIHTQS; the protein is encoded by the coding sequence ATGACCACTACTGAGAACAGTAAATGGGAATCTCAAGCGAAATATCGGCGACGACTGGCTATCGGTATCCCAATTACGAAAAACGTGGACGCATTGGCCCGGGTCGTACTCCGAGCATATGACCGTGGAGTTAAAGTGTTCATTTGGACCGGCCAGAAGGATACTCTATCTTTAGAAGGTTTCCGCTCACTAGGAAATGTTGAACTTGTGTCACCATCCACTCATGATGCTACTGACCATAGTACGCGGGAAATCCTTGCGAAGGTCGCTCGCGAACAGGGCCATCCGGGTATTATATTCCATAAATGTATAACTGAATATATAGATTACGAACAGACCGAGGAGAATTTTAAACTGAATGAAAGATACGGATCAGAATCAATTTCGCTGCCTACGGCAATACAGCCATACTCGTGTCACTGTCTTGTGGCTATTCCTGCATACAATGAAGAGGAGTCCATCCGAGAGGTGGTACATCAGGCTAACCAATACACGGACAACGTCATCGTGATTGACGATGGAAGCGACGACAATACCGTACAAATGGCCGAAAAGGCAGGCGCCAATACAATTTCGCATGACGAGAACCGAGGTTATGGTGCGGCGATTCAGACGGCTTTCCGCGTCGCCCGCCGGTTTGACCCGAAGGTGCTCATTACCCTTGATGGGGACGGGCAACACGACGCTAAAGATATTTCAAAAATGCTTGAAGTAATTGAGAACGACAAGGCCGATATCGTTATCGGAAGTCGGTATCAGACCGGAAATGCGAGGGGTATTCCTCGCTATCGGATATTCGGACTATGGATTGTGAATTTTCTCACGAACCTCAGTCTCGGATTCAATCAAAAGGCTTGGATTCGAGACACCCAAAGTGGATTCCGCGCTTACAACTCTTCAGTTCTCCAAACACTGGCAGAATCCACCGACATCGGGGACGGTATGAACGCAAGTACAGACATCCTTTACCACGCCAACAATTTAGGGTACGACATCCAAGAAATCGGGACAACGATACGATACAGTGTCGATAATACAAGTAGTCAGAATCCGGTTTCTCACGGATTAATCCTCGTGAGCAACATCCTCCGGACCGTAGAACAGGAACACCCAATCCTACTTTTCGGAGTGCCGGGCCTAATACTGACGTTGTTCGGTCTCGGATTTGGCTATCTGACGGTCATCAACTTTATCAAATCCGGGAGATTTCCGCTAGGAGTCTCGATTATTTCGACGCTGTGCCTCCTTTTGGGCATCCTCAGCTCCATCACTAGCATCATACTCCATGCCATTCACACGCAGTCATGA
- a CDS encoding lipid II:glycine glycyltransferase FemX — MGGLTARVYDSISEVDRNQWNNLITQSGTGSVFHSYEWLSAVECGIGDDPRHAVVSKDGNPLAVCPNFVTEIDVPDALNRLPIDPVFRVLSSIEPGFGGIVFSSKKEMALQKTLSELKCETNDEVVAHRVIVADLEYVQYSYLLSKMGYRPSLNSCRFVLDLTTDWDSLLGGFSTSRRKDIQKAFQGGIKVSIAELDDRTLDRFYDTYQETLARLGGVPYSKQFFARIFEDLESSIQVFSMERDGEIVGEHLYVLDEGRSTMHHLFTAICDEHLQYSPSAVLHGHAIQWGIDSEFEEYDFGSTSGDFRDGIFSFKKQFGGDPIPILQWERGYDPVRWNAYRIGRSAFRRYGDTVSNYLSEFGE, encoded by the coding sequence ATGGGGGGACTTACTGCTCGCGTTTACGATAGCATTTCAGAGGTGGATCGAAATCAGTGGAACAATCTAATCACCCAGTCGGGCACTGGATCGGTGTTTCATAGCTATGAGTGGTTGTCCGCCGTAGAATGTGGTATCGGCGATGACCCGCGTCACGCGGTCGTTAGCAAAGACGGTAACCCCCTAGCTGTCTGCCCGAACTTTGTTACGGAAATCGACGTTCCGGATGCACTTAATCGCTTGCCAATTGACCCCGTTTTTCGGGTTTTGAGTTCGATCGAACCCGGATTCGGAGGTATTGTATTCTCCTCAAAGAAGGAGATGGCTCTGCAAAAAACCCTATCAGAACTTAAATGTGAAACCAACGACGAGGTGGTTGCTCACAGGGTCATCGTCGCGGATTTGGAGTATGTCCAATACTCATATTTGCTCTCAAAAATGGGTTATCGACCATCGCTGAACAGTTGCCGTTTCGTGCTTGACCTCACTACTGATTGGGATTCCCTCCTCGGCGGATTCTCCACTTCCCGGAGGAAAGATATCCAGAAGGCATTTCAGGGGGGAATCAAGGTCTCTATCGCAGAACTCGACGACCGAACGCTTGACCGATTCTACGACACGTATCAGGAGACACTCGCTCGACTCGGCGGTGTTCCATACTCGAAACAGTTCTTCGCAAGGATATTCGAAGATCTCGAAAGTTCTATACAGGTGTTCTCAATGGAACGGGACGGCGAAATCGTTGGCGAACACCTGTACGTCCTCGATGAAGGGCGGTCAACCATGCATCACCTCTTTACCGCTATCTGTGATGAACACCTCCAGTACTCGCCATCGGCCGTTCTCCATGGGCACGCGATACAATGGGGAATCGATAGCGAATTTGAGGAGTACGACTTCGGTTCGACCAGTGGTGACTTTCGGGATGGTATCTTTTCGTTTAAGAAGCAGTTCGGCGGTGACCCGATTCCAATTCTTCAATGGGAGCGCGGTTATGACCCTGTCCGTTGGAACGCCTACCGTATCGGGCGGTCGGCGTTTCGTCGGTACGGCGATACGGTTTCCAATTACCTCTCGGAATTCGGTGAATAG
- a CDS encoding sulfatase-like hydrolase/transferase: MKFLQGRSLPGELPSTLYECISGGIRRAVAPAYFRYQSKRADWKHDPPRVRKPRRRDAPKHVLVIVIDALRPDSAPNLPLEFTTCITPGTWTFPSVTSIHSGLYPHEHEAIAHTYPDDESYAIPAQPTDIRTLPAEFEVVGYDTYAGCAFMVPFLALRGWYQTHRVYRNARSEVVLEGYRNWRRNQTRSFAYLHLSDLHTPISPPKRYRGGLPGEEYVLTDDGTHELRHSNRCEVYDGCPDCREFRKRRLELYKCALKYVEDQLRPLIEEVRDDTLIVVTGDHGEAVGEHYELDYQFTDSRPNAGVGHGGTPFDSVARVPLGILTPDEPAFLPVGGWANLIDLPGTVLASVTDEEQNPFPGMRWQEPIPEDRTVFCEASRFGTERKAAYCGPRKLIRSETDDVTLTAQVVQDGEQFRQIPEDIESELLDALPPSWDSIKPTPQVSKTVRDRLEELGYT, from the coding sequence ATGAAATTCCTTCAAGGACGCTCACTTCCTGGGGAACTCCCGTCCACCCTGTACGAATGTATTTCCGGCGGTATCCGGCGAGCAGTCGCACCGGCCTACTTCCGTTATCAATCAAAGCGTGCCGACTGGAAACATGACCCACCACGGGTTCGTAAGCCTCGACGGCGAGATGCGCCGAAACACGTCCTCGTCATAGTGATTGATGCACTCCGCCCAGATTCCGCCCCGAATCTTCCCCTCGAATTCACGACGTGTATTACTCCCGGAACTTGGACGTTTCCCTCAGTGACGAGCATTCACTCGGGGTTGTACCCCCACGAACACGAGGCGATAGCCCACACCTATCCCGACGATGAGAGCTACGCGATTCCGGCCCAACCTACCGATATACGGACGCTCCCTGCTGAGTTTGAAGTTGTGGGCTACGACACCTACGCCGGGTGCGCGTTCATGGTTCCGTTTCTTGCACTTCGCGGGTGGTATCAGACTCATCGGGTATACCGTAATGCCCGGAGCGAAGTCGTGCTGGAGGGATACCGGAACTGGCGCCGGAACCAGACCCGATCATTTGCGTATCTCCACCTTTCCGACCTCCATACGCCGATTTCGCCCCCAAAACGCTATCGAGGAGGCCTCCCAGGCGAGGAGTACGTGCTAACCGACGACGGTACACACGAACTACGACACTCTAATCGTTGTGAAGTGTACGATGGTTGTCCCGACTGCCGAGAATTCCGGAAACGCCGGCTTGAACTGTACAAGTGCGCCCTCAAATACGTCGAAGACCAATTGCGGCCGCTCATCGAAGAAGTCCGCGACGATACACTCATCGTAGTCACCGGTGACCACGGCGAGGCCGTGGGCGAACACTACGAACTCGACTACCAGTTCACAGACTCCAGGCCTAACGCAGGTGTTGGTCACGGCGGAACCCCGTTCGACTCCGTAGCTCGTGTTCCTCTTGGAATATTGACTCCAGACGAACCGGCGTTCCTACCTGTCGGCGGGTGGGCGAACCTTATTGACCTTCCGGGGACTGTACTGGCGTCGGTCACCGATGAGGAACAGAACCCTTTTCCGGGTATGCGGTGGCAGGAGCCCATACCGGAGGACAGAACGGTCTTTTGTGAAGCGTCGCGGTTCGGAACAGAACGCAAGGCTGCGTACTGCGGACCTAGAAAACTCATCCGGTCGGAGACCGACGACGTGACGCTCACCGCTCAGGTAGTTCAAGACGGCGAGCAGTTCAGGCAGATTCCTGAAGACATCGAGTCCGAATTACTCGATGCGCTTCCGCCGTCCTGGGATTCAATTAAGCCCACCCCACAAGTTTCGAAGACGGTCAGGGACCGACTCGAAGAACTGGGATACACTTAG
- a CDS encoding glycosyltransferase gives MRQLKSTTRRESEPGRKRLAFFLPNLYGGGAQQVTVTLANELAKRGYQVDLLVAYNEGELWSAVDENVARIDLNTPRIPIVGSGAAMPRIQRYLSSNRPTALISAMAYANVSALIASALTRMPNRVVVTEHTTAGMQTGRKDRIVNRVATRLYPLADAVVAVSEGVARDLADSSPVKREAIKCIPNPIVSEKLIRRSFEDLDNRWLSADEKTVVLSAGRLEPEKDYETLIRAFERISDEHDNARLVVLGNGSEKRQLESLTRELGVNDRVAFPGYVSNPYSWMRNADAFALSSRFEGLPTVLVEAMACGCPVVSTDCPHGPREILRGGEYGPLVPVGDDVALAEALCSVLERPQYDDVLRDRASDFSVEAAVDEYANLIETLDA, from the coding sequence ATGAGACAACTCAAATCCACGACCCGACGAGAATCCGAGCCGGGTCGAAAACGACTCGCCTTCTTCCTCCCGAATCTGTACGGCGGAGGTGCCCAACAGGTCACGGTCACGCTGGCAAACGAACTCGCCAAGCGAGGCTATCAAGTTGACCTCCTCGTCGCTTACAACGAGGGTGAGCTATGGTCAGCGGTGGACGAGAACGTAGCCCGAATTGACCTCAACACGCCCCGTATACCAATTGTGGGGTCGGGTGCAGCAATGCCAAGGATACAGAGATATCTCTCGTCCAATCGCCCGACGGCATTGATTTCGGCCATGGCTTACGCCAACGTCTCCGCACTCATAGCGTCTGCTCTCACCCGTATGCCGAACCGGGTCGTCGTGACGGAACACACGACGGCAGGGATGCAGACGGGGAGAAAGGACCGGATCGTCAACCGGGTCGCCACGCGATTATACCCTCTCGCGGACGCCGTGGTCGCAGTTTCCGAAGGTGTCGCTCGGGATCTCGCAGACAGTAGTCCGGTCAAACGCGAAGCCATCAAGTGCATTCCCAACCCCATTGTGAGCGAGAAGTTAATCAGACGGTCGTTCGAAGATCTCGACAATCGGTGGTTGAGCGCCGACGAAAAGACCGTCGTCCTCTCTGCTGGTCGCCTGGAACCCGAGAAAGACTACGAAACCCTCATCCGCGCATTCGAACGAATCAGCGACGAACACGACAACGCTCGACTCGTCGTTCTCGGCAATGGAAGCGAGAAGCGACAACTCGAATCCCTGACGCGCGAGCTCGGAGTGAATGACCGCGTAGCCTTCCCGGGATACGTCTCGAATCCCTATTCGTGGATGCGGAACGCTGACGCCTTCGCCCTCTCATCCCGGTTCGAGGGGCTTCCGACCGTACTCGTCGAGGCAATGGCCTGCGGTTGTCCGGTCGTCTCGACCGACTGCCCCCATGGACCGCGGGAGATACTTCGCGGTGGCGAGTACGGGCCGTTAGTCCCAGTCGGTGACGACGTTGCGCTGGCAGAAGCACTGTGCTCCGTCCTCGAACGGCCGCAATATGACGACGTTCTTCGCGATCGGGCCAGTGACTTCTCTGTGGAGGCGGCCGTAGACGAGTACGCAAACCTCATCGAGACCCTCGACGCGTAG
- a CDS encoding lipopolysaccharide biosynthesis protein — protein MADVDSLSIGRQAFGATIAKATLHIGSLIGSIIFARILGAKTFGGMALLFVLLQFANQPMKGGAVAGKKRLSEETERTGELIAIQLLFNLIWILGLSVVLFAFEDVIKQYTGLQHTVAFILLLLITEANFETLLPLIQARGGINVSHWLETLRSYIRLPIQIGLIVMGFGVAGIVYGIVIASALMIPIGLYILYRLPKAPTTDLIKRYWKYARYSIPQRWIGSLAGRTDIFLLGVLLTPTVVGYYEVAWKITLPGMYLARTIGEGLMTKISARSAKGLNISEDITNSVSYVGILSIPILFGVLALDTELVITVFGPEYIGATPLLVGLAAHRVLRSLTSPLIQIIQGLDRPDQTMKIIVAVLIVNTITGIWLISWLGAIGAVLSTIVAELVRYAWSVRFLQQKVSQFRIVSRPFAEQTVAAVLMYIMISVLKWVLKPESWEVVGGLVAIGVITYTVVLVLFGRNHRVIVQNLLKNYRISW, from the coding sequence ATGGCTGACGTAGACTCCCTCTCTATCGGTCGGCAGGCCTTCGGCGCTACGATAGCGAAGGCGACACTCCATATCGGAAGCCTCATCGGGAGTATCATTTTCGCACGTATCCTCGGAGCGAAAACCTTCGGCGGTATGGCACTGCTGTTCGTTCTCCTTCAGTTTGCGAATCAGCCGATGAAAGGTGGTGCAGTGGCTGGGAAGAAGCGCCTCTCCGAGGAAACAGAACGAACTGGCGAATTGATAGCGATACAACTCCTTTTCAACCTGATTTGGATTCTCGGTCTTAGTGTCGTTCTTTTCGCCTTTGAGGACGTAATCAAACAATACACCGGTCTCCAACACACCGTCGCGTTCATCCTGCTCTTGTTGATAACGGAGGCGAACTTTGAGACGCTACTCCCTCTGATTCAAGCACGAGGGGGAATAAATGTGTCTCACTGGCTCGAAACCCTGCGGTCGTACATCCGTCTGCCCATCCAGATTGGTTTAATCGTGATGGGGTTTGGGGTAGCGGGAATAGTGTACGGTATTGTTATCGCGTCCGCCTTGATGATTCCTATCGGCCTGTACATTCTCTACAGGTTACCGAAAGCGCCGACCACCGACCTTATTAAGCGGTATTGGAAGTACGCTCGTTACAGCATCCCCCAGCGGTGGATTGGCTCGCTGGCGGGGCGAACCGACATCTTCCTCCTCGGAGTTCTATTGACGCCAACTGTGGTTGGGTACTACGAGGTGGCTTGGAAGATTACCCTTCCCGGAATGTACCTTGCTCGGACCATCGGCGAAGGACTTATGACCAAGATTTCTGCGCGCTCGGCCAAAGGCCTGAACATCTCGGAGGATATCACGAATTCGGTATCGTACGTTGGCATCCTATCAATTCCGATTCTGTTCGGCGTGCTGGCGCTGGATACCGAACTCGTAATTACGGTTTTCGGTCCAGAGTATATCGGAGCGACACCACTCCTCGTCGGCCTCGCCGCCCATCGCGTCCTACGGTCCTTGACCAGTCCGCTGATTCAAATCATACAAGGACTGGACCGTCCAGACCAAACGATGAAAATAATAGTTGCCGTTCTCATCGTGAACACTATTACCGGGATTTGGCTCATTTCGTGGCTTGGAGCCATTGGAGCCGTTCTGTCCACGATTGTGGCCGAACTCGTCCGGTACGCATGGTCGGTCCGGTTTCTGCAGCAAAAAGTAAGTCAGTTCCGGATCGTCTCAAGACCGTTTGCTGAACAGACGGTTGCCGCAGTGCTGATGTACATCATGATTTCTGTCCTGAAGTGGGTTCTTAAGCCGGAGTCATGGGAAGTAGTGGGAGGACTCGTCGCGATCGGGGTAATTACTTACACTGTTGTATTAGTCTTGTTCGGTCGAAACCATCGAGTCATCGTTCAGAATCTCCTCAAAAATTACAGAATCTCCTGGTGA
- a CDS encoding glycosyltransferase has translation MSKPRHTLWYLITALSVGGAEKTLVRLANDLDHETFDVTIWTIFDQNPLAANLVDEVTLRTLGVEGITPDEGNHYVTGASNSLDYVRAPVRFFRAVRREEPDLVQSFLFYDNVMARFAGLVSPETVVITGVRSVPNETRWSVETVERTTIRLSDAIISNSEAGARLARARGANPGDVTVIQNGREIDVFREADQGFFREEFGIAPDAPVFGTVGRLIERKGHHDLVAAMPTILDRYPAAALVLVGEGPEREALRHRASELNCEDSVHFAGVRDDIPRILSTFDVFVFPSYFEGLPGALIEAMASGLPIVTTPVDGNRELVENYRHGVYVSPGEPSEIAWAGIRLLDNPELASSLGTAAQRRAQNKYTTDRMVQSISNLYRCLTENEVES, from the coding sequence ATGAGTAAGCCGAGACACACGCTCTGGTACCTCATCACCGCACTCTCGGTTGGGGGTGCCGAGAAGACGCTTGTTCGTCTCGCAAACGACCTTGACCACGAGACATTCGACGTTACTATCTGGACGATTTTCGACCAGAACCCCCTAGCGGCCAACCTTGTCGACGAAGTGACCCTGCGAACGCTCGGCGTCGAAGGCATCACACCCGACGAGGGAAACCACTACGTTACCGGGGCCTCAAACTCGCTCGACTACGTCCGTGCGCCGGTCCGATTTTTTCGAGCGGTCCGGCGAGAGGAGCCAGATCTCGTACAGTCTTTTCTCTTCTACGACAACGTAATGGCCAGATTCGCCGGACTGGTCTCACCGGAAACCGTCGTAATTACCGGAGTTCGGTCAGTCCCGAACGAAACTCGATGGTCTGTCGAGACTGTCGAGCGGACGACTATTCGTCTTTCTGATGCCATCATCTCGAACTCGGAGGCTGGGGCCCGCCTTGCCCGCGCTCGCGGTGCGAACCCGGGGGACGTGACGGTGATTCAGAACGGCCGCGAGATAGACGTGTTCCGCGAGGCCGACCAGGGCTTTTTCCGAGAGGAGTTCGGTATCGCCCCTGACGCCCCGGTATTCGGCACGGTCGGTCGGCTTATCGAACGGAAGGGCCATCACGACCTCGTAGCCGCTATGCCCACGATACTCGACCGCTATCCCGCGGCGGCACTGGTCCTAGTCGGTGAGGGCCCAGAGCGTGAGGCGCTCCGTCACCGAGCGAGCGAACTGAATTGCGAAGACTCGGTTCACTTTGCGGGTGTTCGTGACGACATCCCTAGAATACTATCAACGTTCGACGTATTCGTTTTCCCGTCGTACTTCGAAGGTCTTCCCGGTGCACTTATAGAAGCGATGGCAAGCGGACTCCCCATCGTCACGACTCCGGTTGATGGAAACCGGGAACTCGTAGAGAACTACCGTCACGGCGTGTACGTCTCGCCGGGGGAACCATCAGAAATCGCTTGGGCCGGAATTCGACTGCTAGATAACCCAGAACTGGCCTCGTCGCTCGGAACGGCCGCACAACGGCGCGCTCAGAATAAGTACACCACCGACCGAATGGTCCAGTCCATCTCGAATCTGTACCGATGTCTCACCGAGAACGAGGTGGAGAGCTAG